The sequence GATCAAGTCTCTGTCTTCAGCGCCGTCAAGGCTGCCCGCGACCAGGTCAAGGAGGAAGCGTCGCGCCGCAAGGCGTCTCTGCAACTGCGGCTCGTCGGCCCCGAGCCGAAAGTGCGGGGCAACCCCGAACTGCTGACCGATCTGTTCCGGCACCTGCTGCACAACGCAGTGGTCCACGCGGGAGGGATCATTCGTGTGGAGACCCAGCGGGACGGCGACTCAGTGCGTGTGGGCGTGTCGGACAACGGCCCCGGCATCGCCGAGGAGGACATGGACTGGGTGTTCCAGGGATTCTGTCAGGAGCAGGAGTTCCTCACCCGGGCCTGCCAGGGTCTCGGCTTGGGGCTGACCTTGGTGAAGCAGATCTGCCAACTGCACGACGGGGAAGTGGCCCTGCGAAACAGATCGGGAGGCGGACTTTGCTGCGTGGTGGTTCTGCCCCTGCCGGGAGAAGAAGAGGTTGAATCCAATGGATGACGTGCTGCAGCTCATCAACAACGGGGAGATCATCAAGCCGGTGCTGCTGTTGGTGGATGACCAGCCGGCCACTAGAAAGCTCGTGAAAACCTCGCTCAAGGACGCCATGTCCGGTTTCTTCAAGACCATCGACGTGACCAGCGTCAAGGGAGCCATACGCTCCATCGAGGAGCAGGAAACGTCCGGTTACGGCATCAGTTTCATCATTCTCGACTACACGTTGGACGATGGCCATTGCCTGCCCATCCTGGAACACATCCGGGAAAGGGGCTACAGCCACATCAAGGTCATGTTGCTGACGGGCAACGACGACACCACCGTGCTCAAACGGCTTCTTGGCTATCCCAACGTGGTCTCGGCGGTCATCAAGCCGTTCACCATAGACAAGCTCCGCCGGGAGTTCATCCTGCATGCCTGCGCCTCGGGCGACGAGAACTGCACACTTGTCTGCCGCAACTGCAACATTTGAGGCTTGAAAGCCAGGGCGCGTCCCGTGAATACCGAACATGGCCGCAGGCCGCGTTTATTCCGGCGTTCGAGCGTGTTCTTGGCCGCGGCCGGTTTTTCGGCCTGGCCGGAATGGGCGCGGGCGGAAGGTGGCGCGCTAAGCCGGGCGCTTCTTTTCGCAGACTACGGCGCTGTCTTGCCCTGGCTCCTGGCGATCGCCACGGTTTTCTTCGCGCTTTCTCTCGGCATGTGGCTGCATTGGCTGGCCATGCGGCGCAAGGTCGAGGGGGAGGTCGCCAGGTCCAGGGCCCTCCTGGAGAGCGTGCCGGACGCCATTTTCGTGGTGGAAGAACAGGGCCGTGTGGTGGATGTCAACCAGGCCGCTGTGGGCAAGTATGGCTACACTCGGGCGGAGATGCTGGCCATGCGGGCCTCGGACCTCAACGTGCCGGAGCGTTTGGAGTGGGTGCGACAGACCCGGGAACGCATTTACGACAGGGGCGATTTTTCCTTTGAAAGCCTGCATGTGGACAAGCTGGGCGACGTGTTCCCGGTGGAAGTGAACGCCAAGGTCGCGCACATCGGTGGGCGCGACCTGGAGATTGCCGTGGTGCGCGACCTGCGCCAGCGCAGAAAGGTGGAGCGGAGGGCCGCGCTCCTCGCGGCCATCGTGGACTCCGCAGAGGACGCCATTGTGGGCACGGACACGAGAGGCAGGGTGCTCAGTTGGAACGCTGGGGCGGAGCGGCTGTACGGCTGGACCTCCGAAGATGCGGTGGGCCGGGAGATAGGATTTGTCCTGCCGCCGGAGGAGGCTGACAGAGCGCGGGAAAGGTTGCGGGGGGTCCTGCGCAACGGCCGATCCATGCGCTACGAGACCAAACGTCGCCGCAGGGACGGTCGCGAGGTGGACGTGATGGTCACGCTTGGACTCATGCGGGACATCAACACAGGGGGAACGCTTGGCCTGTCGGCCATTGTGAGGGATCTGACTGAACGCAACAAGCTCATATCGCAACTGCGAGGAAAGGTCGCGGAGTTGCAGCGCTCCAACAAGGAGTTGGAGGACTTCGCCTTCATCGCCTCGCATGACCTGCAGGAGCCGCTGCGCAAGATATCCTCCTACAGCGGCCTGCTTTTGGAGGAGGCGGGTACGGAGCTCGGAGACGACGCCAAAACCTACCTGGATGCCGTCTGCCGGGCGGCCATGCGCATGAGCGACCTGGTGGACGGCCTGCTGGAGTTGTCCCGGGTTACAACCAGGGGAAGGGAGTTCGAGAGGTTGGATCTGGGGGAAGTGGTGCATGACGCCTTGGACTCCCTTGAGGTGCGCATCCGGGAAACGGAGGCCAGCATCAAGGTGGAAGGGCTTCCCGAGATAACCGGAGACCGGGACCAGATGCGGCGTCTCTTGGAGAACCTCGTTTCCAACTCCTTGAAGTATCGCCACCCGGAGCGTCGGCCGGAGATCGATATCCGGGCCGAGGAAAGCGAAGAAACAGTGAGCCTGGTGGTCTCGGACAACGGCACGGGGTTCGAGGAAAAGCACGCCGATTCGATTTTCAAGCCGTTCAGTCGCCTGGTTGGACGGTCCGACCAGGACGGCAGCGGCATCGGCCTGGCCATCAGCCGCAAGATAGTCACCCGGCACGGCGGCAGGCTGACAGCCCACGGCAAACCCGGCGAGGGGGCCAGATTCCGAATCGACCTCCCGGTGAACAACAAGGCGGAGGCCTCATGAACAGGCGATCGATCAACATTCTCATCGCGGATGACGACGACGAAGACGTCCTCCTCGTCAGGACGTCCTTCAGCCGCGCCGGACTCATCAACCCGCTGCATCACGTGCGGGACGGGGAGGAATTGCTGGCTTATCTGCGGGGAGAGGACGGGTTCGTCGACCGCACCGTCCATCCCTACCCGGGGGTGGTGCTTTTGGATCTGAACATGCCGCGCATGGACGGACGCGAGGCGCTCGAGGAGATTAAATCCGACCCGGAATTGTGCAAGCTGCCGGTCATTGTCCTCACGACATCCAAGTCGGACGAGGACATCCTGCAAAGTTACCGTCTGGGGGTTAACTCCTTCATCCGAAAACCTGTGGAATTCAGTGAGTTCGTGACCAAGATGCGGGTGCTGGGGGCCTACTGGCTGGACATCGTGGAGTTGCCGGAGGAAGCGCGATGAGCGGCGAGATCAGGGTGCTCATCGTGGACGACGACCCGGAGGACGCCTTTCTGCTGCAGCGGTATTTGCAGGGGGATCCGTCTGGAACGCTCATACGCTGCACCACCTGCCGGGAGCCGGAAAAGGCGCTTGATCAGTTGCGCGGCGGAGGATTCGACGTCTGCTTTCTGGACTATCTGCTGGGCGGCGCCACAGGCCTTGACCTCATCCAGAAGGCGGCGGACGAGGAAATCGACGTGCCGCTCATCCTGCTCACCGGCCAGGGTGACGAGGAAGTGGCCGCCAGCGCCCTGAAAGCCGGGGCCAGGGACTACCTGACCAAGCGTGATCTCTCCAGGCGCACCGCCTCGTCGTCCCTGCGCCACGTCTTGGAGCTGGCCGAGCGGGAGCGGCGGGAACGGGAAGCGCAGGAGGAAGTGAGATCAGCCAAGGCGCTGGTGGAGGGAACCTTCCACGCCCTGCAAGACCTGCTTGTGGTCATGGACAGGGAGCACCGCATTGTCTTCAGCAACTGGAAGTCGCTTGAAGACCGGTATCCCCTCTGGCGCGATGATCCTGAAATGTTTTGCTACGCGTGTTTTTTCGGCGAGTCCGCGCCTTGCGATGACTGCCCGGTGGAGATGGTGTTCCGCACCGGAGAGGCGGTCAGCGGCATCGAGATGGAAATGGGGGACAGGGTCATGGAGGTCTCTGTTTCCCCCATTCTCGACCGCCAGGGCAACGTGGACCGCGTGGTGGAGCACTTGCGCGACGTGACGGAACGCCGCCAGGCGGAAGAGAAGCTCGTGGAGTCCGAGCGGCGGTACCGCACCCTCTTCGAGCACTCTCAGGACGGCATCGCCATCTATCAGCGCAAAAGCGGCAGGCACGGCTTCAAGCTGGTGGACTGCAACCAGACCTTCGTGGACCTTTCCGGCCGAAGCAAGGAGGATCTGCTCAGGGTGGAGGACATCCGGCTGCTGCAGATGACCGGCGGGGACGAACCGCGAGGCGGCTCGGGCACAGGACCGCTGACAGGCACGTACTCCTGGCAACGGCCGGACGGCAGGGAAAACCACGTTGAATACAGCCTTGTGCCTGTGCGGCTGCAGGGAAGGGTGCACTACTACGGTATCGAGCGGGACGTGACCGAGCGCATCCTCAACCAGCGCAAACTCCAGGATCACCAGCGTGAACTGGAGCAAGCGGTTGATGAGCGGACAAAGGAACTCGGCAAGGCGCTGTTTCAGGCCGAACTGACCAGGGACAGGCTGGATCTCATTTTGCGCTCCATGGGCGACGGATTGTTGGTGCTGGACGAGATGGGGCGCGTGGAGAGCATCAACTCCCAGGCCTGCGGGATGCTGGAGAGGCCTATGGAGGAGGCGGTTGGCGCTCCGGCTGTGGATCTCTTCGGCGACGGCGGCAACCGGGCTCGGTTCGAGGCCATCATGGACAAGACGGCAAGCGGCCTCCCGGCCACGGGGGAGTTGGGCCTACCTGGCAACGGCGAGGGTGCGAAAAGGCACATCCGGTCTGTGGCTTCACCGCTGGTGGAAGGGGATATCATGCGCGGTTCTGTGGTAATCCTCCATGACATGACCCGGGAGCGGGAGCTGGACACCATGAAGACGGAGTTCATTTCCACGGCCGCCCATGAGTTGCGGACTCCCATGACCAACATCCAGGGATTTTCCGAACTGCTGCTCATGCGCAAGGACTTCAGCCCGCAGCAGCAAGAGGAGTTTCTCCGCCTCATCAACGACAGTTCGGTCGTCCTCTCCAAGATCATCACCGACCTGCTGGACGTCTCCAGGGTGGAGTCGGGCAAGGGCCTGTCCATGCGGCTCGCCAAACGGGACCTGCGTAATGTGGTGGAGCGGAAGATGGCCACGTATCGCGCCCAGAAGCCGGAATACCGATTCCAGGCTTCCATACCTGATGAACGCTGCATGGCTTTTTTCGACGAAAACCGTGTGGATCAGATTCTGGAAAACCTCTTGAGCAACGCGGTCAAATATTCTCCGGACGGCAGCAACGTGCGTCTCGACGTCCGCTGTGACGGCGGATGGCGGATATTTTCAGTGGCTGACGAGGGGGGCGGCATGACCGAGGAGGAGAAGCGCCGCATTTTCGAGCGTTTTTATCGTGGCCGCGCTTCCACCGGAAACGTGCTGGGCAGCGGCCTGGGCATGAGCATCGTCAAGCACATAGTCGACGGCCACGGCGGCTCAATCGAGGTGGAAAGCGAACTGGGACGGGGGACCACGGTCACGGTTCGGCTGCCCGGCGAGCCGGAGATGGCTCCGAGTGAGGCCGCCGGCACCGATTGACCGCCTCCCGGGCCCCTGCTATCGGCTCTGGATGGGGTACGCCAACCTTCGCCAATGCTTGCGTGATCTGGAAGCCAGGGGAGACCTGGTCCGCGTCGAAACACCCGTGAATCCGGTTCTGGAGGCGGGCGTCATCCAGCGCCGCGCCTTCCGCAAGGGATCGCCCGCCCTGCTATTCGAACGGGTGGAGGGCACTCCCTTTCCGATGGTGGCCAACCTTTTCGGCACCCGCGAGCGCATCCGTTACCTCTTTCGCGACACTCTGCGCACGGTGGAGACGCTGCTGCGCTTCAAGGCCGACCCCATGGCGCAGCTGGCGGCCTCCCTCAAGCGCCCCTGGAGCTGTCTGCCCCTGCCGCGCTCGTTGCTGCACACCATGCCCAAGACGGTGGCGGACGGCCCCATTCTGCGCGGCTCAACACGTCTTTCCCAGCTTCCTCGCCTGATCTCCTGGCCCAAGGACGGCGGGGGATACGTCACCCTGCCTCAGGTGTATACGGAGAACCCGGCTGCGCCGGGATTCTCCGGCTCCAACCTGGGCATGTACCGGGTGCAGCTCACCGGCGAACCGTTCCAGCCGGACCGGGAGGCAGGGCTGCACTACCAGATTCACCGGGGTATCGGCCCTCACCACGCCGAGGCGCTGCGTCGCGGCGATCGGCTGCCCGTAAACGTCTTCATCGGCGGCCCTCCGGCCATGACCCTGGCCGCTGTCATGCCGCTGCCGGAGGGTATTCCCGAGCTTCTTTTCGCCGGCGTTCTGGGCGGGCGGCGGCCGGCCATGGTCAAGCCGGACGGCGCGGACCTGCCCATGCCCGCAGAGGCTGACTTCTGCATCCAGGGCTATGTGGAACCGGGAAACGCCAAACCGGAAGGCCCATTCGGCGATCATCTGGGGTATTACAGCCTGGCCCACGACTTCCCGGTCATGACCGTGGAGAAAGTGCATTGCAGGCCCGACGCGGTCTGGCCATTCACCACAGTGGGCCGTCCGCCGCAGGAGGACACGGTTTTCGGCGAGTTCATCCACGAGTTGACCGCCGACTTGGTGCCCACGGTCTTTTCAGGGGTGCATGAGGTGCACGCCGTGGACGCGGCCGGGGTGCATCCCCTGCTTCTGGCTGTTGGCAGCGAACGCTACGTCCCCTACGCCGAGGAGCGCATTCCCCAGGAACTGCTGACCTGCGCCATGTCCCTGTTGGGCACCACCCAGACATCGCTGTCCAAATACGTGCTTATCGCCGCCAGGGAGGACAGCGGTTTGGTCAACGCCCACGATGTGCCGCGCTTTTTGGCCCACATGCTCCAGCGGACGGATTTCTCCCGTGACCTGCACTTTATCACCCGCACCACCATGGACACGCTGGACTACTCAGGCATCAGTCTCAACCAGGGATCCAAGCTGGTTTGGGCGGCGGCCGGGAATCCCAGGCGCGACCTTGCCGGCCGTCTTCCGGACGGCTTCGGTCTGCCCGAGCCCTTCGGTGGGGCGCGGGTGTTCACTTCGGGCGTGGTGGTGATGCAGGGGCCTCCTCACGGCGCGGGATGCGACCGGCACGACCAGCGCATGCAGCGTTTGGCCAAGGCCCTTGGGGAGCAGGGCGGGCTGGAGGAACTGCCACTCTTCGTGGTGGCTGACGACGCCGAATTCACCTCGGCCAACTGGGACAATTTTCTGTGGGTGACGTTCACCCGCTCCGACCCGGCCACGGACATGTACGGAGGGGGATCGTTCACTCACTGTAAGCATTGGGGATGCCGAGGGCCGCTGGTCATCGACGCCCGCCTCAAGACCTATCATGCCCCTCCGCTGGAGCCGGACCCGGAGATTGAGCGGAAGGTGGACGCCATGGCCGCGCCAGGCGGTCCGCTGCACGGCCTTATCGACTGATTGTCCGGCGCAGGAAATCAGTCACCATCTCTACGGTGCGGCGATCGTGCAGCATGGCGATATGGTTGATGGGCCCGGTTTCGGCCCACTCCCACCCCTCGGGGGGCAGGAGTGCCCTCGGCGGTAGCACGAAGTTGTCCATGGGCGTTGCCAGTGCCAGTCTGGGCACCTTCACCGCGGGCCGGGAAGGGCAGAAGCGCTCGATTTCAGGGGAATCCAGCCGGATGGTGTCCGTGATGGGTCCCCAGCCGAAGGCGGTCAGGCGGCTGCCCCTGTGCGGGGTGCCCAGGGAAACGGCCGCCCGGGTACGCTGGGCGATGTCCGGCTCGGCCAGACAAGCCCGGACCATCAGCCCGCCCAGGCTGTGTCCCACAAGCAGGGCGTCGCGTCCGGGGCGCTCGTCCAGGGCGCGCCGCACCTTGCGCTTCACTTCTTCCACCGCCTTGTTCATGGGGGCGAACCAGCAACGGTATCCGATGCGGACTTGGTCCGTGAACCCCGCCCGCTCGAAACGCGGTCCGTGGAACACCCAGGCCGAAGGGGAGTGGTACAGGCCGTGGATGCAAATGAGCACCGGTCCGCGCGCATCCGGCCGCTCCCGGCCGAACCAGGGAAGGCGGTGGGCGTGGTAGGTGAGCACCACCAGGAACTGGGTGCCCATGGCTCGCAACAGGCCGGTGGCGAAGAGCAGGGGGAGACAGCCCCGGGAGCGCAATTTGCGGGCATGCTCCGTGCCGGAAATCTCGTACCAGAGCAGGGCGTGGGTCACAGTGGAGACGAACAGGGCTTCCGCGATCAGCAGGGCGGCCAGAATGGCCAGGATGGTCAGCAGGGTCCACATGATTTCTTTCCTGCCGCAAAGCCGGGCGCTTGTCACCTTGTGGGCGGTATATTACGCACCAGAGTTTCATCGGGAGAGACGTCATGCAATCCGACGCGTTTTTTCAGGCCGAACTGCGAGTGGGGCGGGTTGTGTCCGTCGAGCCTTTCCCGGAGGCGCGGAAGCCAGCCTACAAACTGGTTGTGGATTTCGGGGAGGGCCTGGGAGAAAAGCGATCCAGCGCCCAACTAACCGATTTCTATTCGCCGGATGACCTGCTCGGCCGCCAGGTGGTGGCCGTGACCAACCTGCCGCCGCGCCTCATTGGCGGATTTGTCAGCGAGGTGCTCGTGCTGGGAGTGCCCGGCGAAGAGGGCGGCGTGGTGCTGCTTGAACCGGAACGGCCCGTGGCCGAAGGGGTAAAGGTGTATTGATGAGGGAAGCTCCCATTCTACTTTTGGATATCGGCAGCGGCACGCAGGACGTGTTGCTGCACCTGCCCGGCGAGGAACAGTTCAACTGCCCCAAGTTCGTGTTGCCCTCGCCTGCCAAGGGCGTGGCGCGGCGGATCATGGAGGCGGGCGAGGCCGGGGAGGGCGTGTACCTGCACGGCCGCAACATGGGCGGGGGCTTCTTCCGCGCCATGAAGGCCCTGCTGGACAAGGGGGGCAGGGTGGCCGCCCACCCGGAAGCCGCCCTGGCCCTGGGCGACTCACTGGACACGGTGCGTTCTCATGGCGTGGAGATCGCCGAGGAGCGCCCGTCCGGTTGCCGCCCCGTTCATCTCGCGGACTACGACCCGGGCTTCTGGCGTGCCTTCCTTGGCACGGCGGGGCTTGAGGTTCCCGCCCATGTGGCGGCCTGCGCCCAGGACCACGGCTTCCACCCGGGCTCATCCAACAGGCTGGGGCGCTTCGAACTGTGGCGGAAGCTACTGACCCGCGACTGTGGCGACTTGGCCGGGCTTGTCTACCGCTCGCCACCCAAGGAGATGACCCGCCTCCTCGCCCTGTCCGAATCCATTGGCGGCGGCGTGACCGCGGACTCCGGAGCCGCAGCCGTGCTGGGAGCGTTGTACGATGAAGATGTACGGATTCAGGCGGAAGGCAAGGGCGTGACAATAGTCAACGCGGGCAACAGCCACACCATCGCCTTTTTGGTGCATGGGCGCTCAGTTTACGGCGTGTTCGAGCACCACACGGGCATGCGCGACCCCAAGGACCTGCGGGATGATCTTGATCGCTTCCGACGGGGCGAGTTGACCAACCAGGACGTCTTCGACTCCGGCGGCCATGGCTGCCTCACACTGGACTTTCCCGCTGGGGCAGATTTCAAGGCAACCTACCTGCTGGGCCCCCGTCGGGACATGCTGGCCGGATACTCCCCCTTCCTGCATCCCGGTGGCGACATGATGCTGGCGGGCTGTTTCGGCCTGCTCAAGGGACTGGACCTGCTGGATGGCTGAAGTGAGCGACCACGTCGGCAAGGTGGAGCGCATCCAGGCTTTTTTGGTGGAAAATGCCTGGGTGGATGTTCCATCCCCGGAAGCCGTCACGTTTCTGGCCGCGGGCGAGTACAACGAGAACTGGCTCGTCCGGACAGATGACCGGGACTATGTGCTGCGCATCAATCATGGCAGCCAGATCGGTCTGCGGGGCGGAGAGCAGATCGAATACGAATACGGCGTGCTGCGCGCCCTTGAGGACTCGGGGGTCACGCCGAGGCCGTTCTTTCTGGACCGGGAGCCGAGGCAGCTCGACGGCGGGACGTTGCTCATGGAGTATCTGCCGGGCGAGCCGCTGGACTACCGGCGCGACTGGCGCAAGGCGGCACGGGTGTTCGCGCGTGTCCACGCGTGCCAGCCGGGAGAAGGGATGCTCGTTCAGGCCGACCCGGTTCGCGACATCGCGAATGAGTGTCACGGACTGCTGCGCCGTTTTCCGGACCATCCCCTGCAACGGGAGAGGGACCGGCTGCTGGCCTATCACGACGAGGTGTCCCGCCTGGCGGAGGAAACGGCTGATCTGTTCGCGTCCGAGCCGCTGGTGCCGGTCAACACCGAGGTCAATTCCCATAATTTCATCGTGCATGCAGAGCGGGCTTGGCTGGTGGACTGGGAAAAGGCTGTGACCTCAAGCCGTTATCAGGATCTCGGCCATTTTCTGGTGCCCACCACCACACGCTGGAAGACGGACTTCGTCTTTTCGTCTGAATGGCGGAGGGACTTCGTGGCCGCGTATCTCCATGAGGCCGAGGTGGATGAGGATTTGGAAACCGCCCTGGCCAAGTGCGACGTCATGGAGCGGACGATTCTCCTGCGCGCTTTGAGCTGGTGCCATATGGCCTATTTTGAATACACCGGGGGCGGACGAAATTTGCGAAACGATGTCACCTTTGACCGCATCACGGAGTATCTGGAGAACATGGAGGATATTCTCGCAAGGGGGTGAAACACCGCGGCCGGACGGGTTCGAAATGGCATCTCGAAAAAATTTCATTTCTCCCGGAAAATCACGTTGACAAGCACCGCTCCAGCACATATAAGGCGACTTCCCGATTGGGCAGGGCGGATAGCTCAGCTGGGAGAGCGTCGGCCTTACAAGCCGAAAGCCACAGGTTCGAGCCCTGTTCCGCCCACCATCGGCAAGAAGCGGAGCCGTAGTTAAGCTGGTTATAACGCCGGCCTGTCACGCCGGAGGCCGCGGGTTCGAGTCCCGTCGGCTCCGCCACCGAAAGTATCAGGGCCACCCCATTATGGGGTGGCCCTTTTACGTTGTGCGCCCAGTCATTTTTCCGTCCGGCTTTCTTTATCCGTAGGGCTCTCCGAATCCTCCGGAGGCCGCTCTTCTAACGGCTAAAGGCCTAAAGGCCGTTGGTGCGAATCCCGTCGGCTCCACGAGCTGAAAAACAGAGGCCGCCCTGGTGGGGTGGTTTAGTTAGGATTTGTATCCATCTCGCCTAAGCGTGCCATTTAAAAGCGAAAAAGGGGCCGTCCCAGTCTGGGACGGCCCCTTTTCGTGACGGGCTGGCGAAGGAGGGCTCTGCCATCGTATCCAGCGGCTTTGCTACAGTTCGTTGGGCAGCTGCTTGAGTTCTTCGTAGGTGAAGACGGGTCCGTCCTTGCAGACGTATTTGGTGCCGATGTTGCACCGGCCGCAGATGCCCACGCCGCATTTCATGCGTTTTTCCAGGGTTGTTATGATCTGATTGTCTTGAAAGCCGAGTTTATGCAAGGCTTGGATGGTGAATTTGATCATGATGGGGGGGCCGCAGGTGACGGCCACGGTGTTCTCCGGCGAGGGCTCCATCTCCAGGAGCACGTTGGGGATCAGGCCCACGGAGTGTTCCCAGCCCTCGGACTCCACGTCCACGGTGAGCTGGGTTTTCAGGTCGTCGCGGCCCAGCCAGTCCGGCAACTCGTACTGGAAGGCCATGTCCTGCGGGGTGCGCGCGCCGTAGAGCAGAGAG is a genomic window of Desulfohalovibrio reitneri containing:
- a CDS encoding DUF1786 domain-containing protein, translating into MREAPILLLDIGSGTQDVLLHLPGEEQFNCPKFVLPSPAKGVARRIMEAGEAGEGVYLHGRNMGGGFFRAMKALLDKGGRVAAHPEAALALGDSLDTVRSHGVEIAEERPSGCRPVHLADYDPGFWRAFLGTAGLEVPAHVAACAQDHGFHPGSSNRLGRFELWRKLLTRDCGDLAGLVYRSPPKEMTRLLALSESIGGGVTADSGAAAVLGALYDEDVRIQAEGKGVTIVNAGNSHTIAFLVHGRSVYGVFEHHTGMRDPKDLRDDLDRFRRGELTNQDVFDSGGHGCLTLDFPAGADFKATYLLGPRRDMLAGYSPFLHPGGDMMLAGCFGLLKGLDLLDG
- a CDS encoding tRNA-binding protein; this encodes MQSDAFFQAELRVGRVVSVEPFPEARKPAYKLVVDFGEGLGEKRSSAQLTDFYSPDDLLGRQVVAVTNLPPRLIGGFVSEVLVLGVPGEEGGVVLLEPERPVAEGVKVY
- a CDS encoding ATP-binding protein — translated: MSGEIRVLIVDDDPEDAFLLQRYLQGDPSGTLIRCTTCREPEKALDQLRGGGFDVCFLDYLLGGATGLDLIQKAADEEIDVPLILLTGQGDEEVAASALKAGARDYLTKRDLSRRTASSSLRHVLELAERERREREAQEEVRSAKALVEGTFHALQDLLVVMDREHRIVFSNWKSLEDRYPLWRDDPEMFCYACFFGESAPCDDCPVEMVFRTGEAVSGIEMEMGDRVMEVSVSPILDRQGNVDRVVEHLRDVTERRQAEEKLVESERRYRTLFEHSQDGIAIYQRKSGRHGFKLVDCNQTFVDLSGRSKEDLLRVEDIRLLQMTGGDEPRGGSGTGPLTGTYSWQRPDGRENHVEYSLVPVRLQGRVHYYGIERDVTERILNQRKLQDHQRELEQAVDERTKELGKALFQAELTRDRLDLILRSMGDGLLVLDEMGRVESINSQACGMLERPMEEAVGAPAVDLFGDGGNRARFEAIMDKTASGLPATGELGLPGNGEGAKRHIRSVASPLVEGDIMRGSVVILHDMTRERELDTMKTEFISTAAHELRTPMTNIQGFSELLLMRKDFSPQQQEEFLRLINDSSVVLSKIITDLLDVSRVESGKGLSMRLAKRDLRNVVERKMATYRAQKPEYRFQASIPDERCMAFFDENRVDQILENLLSNAVKYSPDGSNVRLDVRCDGGWRIFSVADEGGGMTEEEKRRIFERFYRGRASTGNVLGSGLGMSIVKHIVDGHGGSIEVESELGRGTTVTVRLPGEPEMAPSEAAGTD
- a CDS encoding sensor histidine kinase encodes the protein MWLHWLAMRRKVEGEVARSRALLESVPDAIFVVEEQGRVVDVNQAAVGKYGYTRAEMLAMRASDLNVPERLEWVRQTRERIYDRGDFSFESLHVDKLGDVFPVEVNAKVAHIGGRDLEIAVVRDLRQRRKVERRAALLAAIVDSAEDAIVGTDTRGRVLSWNAGAERLYGWTSEDAVGREIGFVLPPEEADRARERLRGVLRNGRSMRYETKRRRRDGREVDVMVTLGLMRDINTGGTLGLSAIVRDLTERNKLISQLRGKVAELQRSNKELEDFAFIASHDLQEPLRKISSYSGLLLEEAGTELGDDAKTYLDAVCRAAMRMSDLVDGLLELSRVTTRGREFERLDLGEVVHDALDSLEVRIRETEASIKVEGLPEITGDRDQMRRLLENLVSNSLKYRHPERRPEIDIRAEESEETVSLVVSDNGTGFEEKHADSIFKPFSRLVGRSDQDGSGIGLAISRKIVTRHGGRLTAHGKPGEGARFRIDLPVNNKAEAS
- a CDS encoding UbiD family decarboxylase, which translates into the protein MGYANLRQCLRDLEARGDLVRVETPVNPVLEAGVIQRRAFRKGSPALLFERVEGTPFPMVANLFGTRERIRYLFRDTLRTVETLLRFKADPMAQLAASLKRPWSCLPLPRSLLHTMPKTVADGPILRGSTRLSQLPRLISWPKDGGGYVTLPQVYTENPAAPGFSGSNLGMYRVQLTGEPFQPDREAGLHYQIHRGIGPHHAEALRRGDRLPVNVFIGGPPAMTLAAVMPLPEGIPELLFAGVLGGRRPAMVKPDGADLPMPAEADFCIQGYVEPGNAKPEGPFGDHLGYYSLAHDFPVMTVEKVHCRPDAVWPFTTVGRPPQEDTVFGEFIHELTADLVPTVFSGVHEVHAVDAAGVHPLLLAVGSERYVPYAEERIPQELLTCAMSLLGTTQTSLSKYVLIAAREDSGLVNAHDVPRFLAHMLQRTDFSRDLHFITRTTMDTLDYSGISLNQGSKLVWAAAGNPRRDLAGRLPDGFGLPEPFGGARVFTSGVVVMQGPPHGAGCDRHDQRMQRLAKALGEQGGLEELPLFVVADDAEFTSANWDNFLWVTFTRSDPATDMYGGGSFTHCKHWGCRGPLVIDARLKTYHAPPLEPDPEIERKVDAMAAPGGPLHGLID
- a CDS encoding response regulator, which produces MDDVLQLINNGEIIKPVLLLVDDQPATRKLVKTSLKDAMSGFFKTIDVTSVKGAIRSIEEQETSGYGISFIILDYTLDDGHCLPILEHIRERGYSHIKVMLLTGNDDTTVLKRLLGYPNVVSAVIKPFTIDKLRREFILHACASGDENCTLVCRNCNI
- a CDS encoding aminoglycoside phosphotransferase family protein — translated: MAEVSDHVGKVERIQAFLVENAWVDVPSPEAVTFLAAGEYNENWLVRTDDRDYVLRINHGSQIGLRGGEQIEYEYGVLRALEDSGVTPRPFFLDREPRQLDGGTLLMEYLPGEPLDYRRDWRKAARVFARVHACQPGEGMLVQADPVRDIANECHGLLRRFPDHPLQRERDRLLAYHDEVSRLAEETADLFASEPLVPVNTEVNSHNFIVHAERAWLVDWEKAVTSSRYQDLGHFLVPTTTRWKTDFVFSSEWRRDFVAAYLHEAEVDEDLETALAKCDVMERTILLRALSWCHMAYFEYTGGGRNLRNDVTFDRITEYLENMEDILARG
- a CDS encoding response regulator, whose product is MNRRSINILIADDDDEDVLLVRTSFSRAGLINPLHHVRDGEELLAYLRGEDGFVDRTVHPYPGVVLLDLNMPRMDGREALEEIKSDPELCKLPVIVLTTSKSDEDILQSYRLGVNSFIRKPVEFSEFVTKMRVLGAYWLDIVELPEEAR
- a CDS encoding esterase/lipase family protein, with the translated sequence MWTLLTILAILAALLIAEALFVSTVTHALLWYEISGTEHARKLRSRGCLPLLFATGLLRAMGTQFLVVLTYHAHRLPWFGRERPDARGPVLICIHGLYHSPSAWVFHGPRFERAGFTDQVRIGYRCWFAPMNKAVEEVKRKVRRALDERPGRDALLVGHSLGGLMVRACLAEPDIAQRTRAAVSLGTPHRGSRLTAFGWGPITDTIRLDSPEIERFCPSRPAVKVPRLALATPMDNFVLPPRALLPPEGWEWAETGPINHIAMLHDRRTVEMVTDFLRRTISR